The Acidobacteriota bacterium genome contains the following window.
ACGGAGCCCTGGCGGTGGTGAGCTCTCTGATCCCGGTGTTTTCACCGCTTCTCATGCCGGTGCGGATCGCGGTCAAGATGCCGCCCTTCTGGCAGGTCGGACTGTCGCTGGTGTTGACCACCGCCTTCGTCGTCTTCATGACCTGGCTGTGCGGGCGGATCTATCGCGTCGGCATCCTGATGCACGGCAAGAAGCCCACCCTCGCCGAGATCTGGCGCTGGGTGCGCTACGCCTGATGTCACCGGCCCGCCTCCGAGACGGAGGCGGGCTTTCGATCTCTGCTGATAGCCTCTCCTTTTATCCGGAATTAAGACCGGACTCCTTTGGATTTGGAGGGGCATGAGCCTCGATCGCCGTCAAGTCGTTCGTCTCCTGGAGGATCCGGAGACCTCGCTCGAGGTCTTGGACGAAGCTTTACCCAAGGTCTACGACGAGATGCGCCGGCTGGCGTCATTCCTGCTACGCGGTGAGCGCTCCCATCACACCCTGAAAACGACGGAGCTGGTTCACGAGGCCTACCTGCGTCTGTTCGGCTGGAACCAGGAAACCCTCAGCGATCGGCGGAAATTGTTCTCGACCGCCGCCATCGCCATGCGCCGAGTGCTGGTGGAGCACGCTCGCCGCCGCTCGGCCCAGAAGCGGATTCCCCCGGACCTGCAGGTGAACCTCGAGTCGGCCCGCCAGGTGGCGACCTCGACGGCCTCGGAGATGCTCGCCCTCGATCGTGCCCTCGATGCCCTGGCGAAGCTCAATGAGCGTCAAGCCCGCATCGTCGAGCTCAAGTACTTCGCCGGCCTGACCGAGCCCGAGGTGGCCAAAGTGCTCGAGCTGTCGCGCGCCACCGTGGCCCGCGACATGCGGGCCGCCAAGCTCTGGCTGCGGCGTGAGATGCGCTCTTGACGGACGCCGCCGAACGGCATCAACAGATCTGTGACCTGGTCGAAGAGGTTCTCGCCCTCGAGTCCGCGGACCGCGAGACCTTTCTGCTCGCGCGCTGCGCCGGAGACCCGGAGCTGGCGGCCGAGGTGCGCTCGCTGCTGGCCGAGGAAGAGGCCCTTGTGGACGGGTTCCTCGAAGAGACCATCTTCGAGGGCGGAGCGATCCGCCGCCAGTCGCCGCAGGAGAAGCTGCGCCGGGGCCTCACCGAGCGCATCGGTCCTTTCCGCATTCTGCGCCTGTTGGGGGAAGGTGGCATGGGAACGGTGCTGCTGGCGGAGCAGGACGAGCCCTATCGGCGCCGTCTCGCCCTCAAGGTCGTCCACGGTCTGCGCACCGAGGGTCGCCGCAAGCGCTTCGTCGCCGAATGCCAGGCCCTGGCGCGCTTGAGCCACCCCAACATTGCCGCCCTCTACGAAGCCGGTACCCTCGACGATCCCCAGATGGGTCGCGTGCCCTATGTCGCCATGGAGTGGATCGACGGCGAGCCGATCACCGCCTGGTGCGACCGCCATCGGCTGCCCGTCGAAGCTCGGTTGCGGCTCTTCCAGGGAGCCTGCGCCGGCGTTCGTCACGCCCACGAGAAGGGCGTCCTGCACTGCGATCTCAAGCCCGCCAACATGCTGGTGACGGAGGTCGATGGTGAGCCCGTCGCCAAGATCATCGACTTCGGCATCGCCCGTGCCTTCGACGAGCCTCTGCTCGACGAGACCCGCTTCACCCAGCTCGGCCTCGCCGGCTCGCCGGCCTTCATGAGCCCGGAGGCCCTCACCATCGAAGCCGGCGGCGATCTCGATACGCGCAGTGACGTCTACTCTCTGGGGCTGGTTCTCTACCGCCTGGTGTCCGGTTTTCTGCCCTTCGATCTGGCCCAGAAAACCCTCTGGACCTACGTCGAGCACCTGCGCGACAACGATCCCCCGACCCTGCTGCGACGCTTCGAGCGGCTGTCCTCGGAAGAGCAAGAGGAGGTGGTCCGGCAGCGCCGTAGCTCGCGATCGATGCTGCGGCGCCAGCTCGGCGGCGATCTCAACGCGATCATTCTCAAGGCCATCGAGCGCAACCCCGGTCGCCGCTACGGCTCGCCGGCGGATTTCGCGGCGGACCTCGGCCGCTTTCTGCGGCGCGAGCCGGTGGAGGCGCGCGCGCCGTCCCTGCCCTATGTCACCTTGCGCTTCCTGCGGCGGCGCTGGAAGGGGGCCCTGGCGGTCACCCTCCTGGCCCTTGCTCTGGTGGTGGGTTTCGTCGCTCGAACCTTCGAGGCTCGGCGGGCCAACGCCGAGGCGGCGCGAGCGCAGCAGGAGGCGGCGCGCGCCCAAGCGGCGCTGCAAGACGCCGAAGAGCTGAGCGACTTTCTGGTCAACCTGTTCCGTATCGCCGATCCGGAACAGCGCGGCTCGGCGGCGACGGTGCTGGACCTTCTCGAGCAAGGAGTCGAGACCCTGCGGGTCGACCTTGCCACTCAGCCCGTCACGCGGGCGCGGTTTCTCCGCCGCATCGGCCAGATCTACACCTCTCTGGCCCTTCTCGACCGAGCCGAAGCCTGCTTGCGCGAAGGCCTCGAGCTGCTGCCGGGAGACTCCGAGCAAGAGATCCAGGAGCGTGCCCGGGTGATGAGCGCCCTCGGCGTGGTGTTGCGCCGAACCGGGAGTACCGAGGAAGCGGAGGAGGTTCTCCGTCAGTCCCTCGAGCAGTGGGAGTCCCTCGATTCACCGCCGATCCTGGAGCTCGCCCAGGCCCTCAGCCATCTCGGCAACCTCTATTGGGCGACCAACCGGTCTGCCGAGGCCGAGGCGGCCCACCGCCGCGCGCTGGATCTTCGCACTCGCGAACCGTTCGATCCCAGCTCCCTCGGGGAATCCCACAACAACCTCGGCGTCATGTTGCGTACTGCCGGACGTTGGGAGGAAGCTCGCGAGCATCTGATCGAGGCCCAGCGGATTTACACCGAACTGCATGGTGGCGACCATCCGCAGACGATCGCCAGCCGCTACAACCGAGCCTTCGTCGAGCAACGTCTGGGGGGGTGGTCCGAAGCCCAGCAACTTTTGGAAAGCTCCTTCGAGCGGTGGAAGCAGCACTATGGCCTCCTCCATCCGCGGACGCTGAGTGCCTTTCGCTCTCTGATGATGTTCTACCGCGTCAGCGATCGTCAGAATCACGCCATTCGATTCGCCGAGGCACAGTTGGCCGAACTGCAGCTGGCCGAGGCGACCCCGAGGCAACGCAGCATCCTCTTGTTGTCCTATGCCATTGCGCGAACGGAAGCCGGCGATGTCGCGGCGGCGGGGCCGATCTTCGAGGAGTTGCTGGCGTCGAGCCGAGAGGAGCTGGGGCCCGAGAACAGAACCACCCTTCGGGACGAGAGCAACTTCGCTTGGTGGAAATGGCGCAACGGCGAGTACGCCGAGGCCGAGAGGATCTGGCGGTCGGTGATCGAGCGCCGCCGGGCGATCGGTGAGGATGACACGGTCGGCCGAGTGCTTTCCTATCTCGGAATCATGGCCAGGGAACAGGGGCGGCTCGCCGAGGCCGAGGAGCTCTTGCGAAGCTCCCTGGTGCTCTTGGATGCGGCTCCTGCGAGCGTTGCGAACGCCGACGCTGTCTTTGCCCTGGGCGAGCTCTTGGCCGTGAGCCGGCCTGCCGATGCGGAGTCGCTCCTGCGCCAGGCGGTCGAGCTGCGAACCGTTCTGCTGCCGCCGGGGCATCGAGACCTGCAGGAGGCGGAGGCGTCCCTGGCGCGACTCTCGGGAGCGCCCTAGCAGGTTGCTGAAAAACTCATCGGCAACCTGCGACCGAGCCCAGAAGGGCTCAGCCGCCGCGACGGGAGAGGAGGCCCAAGAACCGCGCTTCTTGGGCCGGAGAGGGGCGCTCAGCCCGGGACGCGTAGTCAGGGGCGCGCAGCCCCTCTCGGAAAAAACAGCTAGCAGCGCTGGAAAAGTCGCGAAGCGGACTTTTTCAGCAGCCTGCTAACAGTCGCAGGCACAGTCGCGCCGCAAGAAATCGACGGCGCGACCATCGGGACCGAGCTCGACCTCACAACAGGCCTCGAGGGCGCCGGCGAGCATCGTCCGGGCGCGCTGGACGCGGGACTTGGCCCCCGACAAGGAAAGGCCCAGCCGGGTGGCGACTTCGCGTTGCTTGAGGCCTTCGAAATCGGCCAGGATCAGCGCCTGGCGATACTTCTCGGGCAGCTCCTCGGCCATCGGCCGCAACCAGCTCAGCACCTCCTCGTGGACGCTGTGGTCTCCCGGGAAGGTGGCGAAGGATCCCGGCTCGTCCGGCAGGCTCGCTGCGAGCTGATCGACCTCCTCCTCGCTCGTCGGTCGGCGGGCGCGGTAGAAGTCGGCGATGGTGCGTCGCGCGATGGTGAAGACCCAGGCCTCGGCGCGCTTTGCGTCGCGCAGGCCGGCGGCTCCCTGATGCAGGCGCAGCAGAACCTCCTGCACCACGTCGTCGGCGTCCTGCTCAGGCA
Protein-coding sequences here:
- a CDS encoding ECF-type sigma factor; translation: MSLDRRQVVRLLEDPETSLEVLDEALPKVYDEMRRLASFLLRGERSHHTLKTTELVHEAYLRLFGWNQETLSDRRKLFSTAAIAMRRVLVEHARRRSAQKRIPPDLQVNLESARQVATSTASEMLALDRALDALAKLNERQARIVELKYFAGLTEPEVAKVLELSRATVARDMRAAKLWLRREMRS
- a CDS encoding serine/threonine-protein kinase; the encoded protein is MTDAAERHQQICDLVEEVLALESADRETFLLARCAGDPELAAEVRSLLAEEEALVDGFLEETIFEGGAIRRQSPQEKLRRGLTERIGPFRILRLLGEGGMGTVLLAEQDEPYRRRLALKVVHGLRTEGRRKRFVAECQALARLSHPNIAALYEAGTLDDPQMGRVPYVAMEWIDGEPITAWCDRHRLPVEARLRLFQGACAGVRHAHEKGVLHCDLKPANMLVTEVDGEPVAKIIDFGIARAFDEPLLDETRFTQLGLAGSPAFMSPEALTIEAGGDLDTRSDVYSLGLVLYRLVSGFLPFDLAQKTLWTYVEHLRDNDPPTLLRRFERLSSEEQEEVVRQRRSSRSMLRRQLGGDLNAIILKAIERNPGRRYGSPADFAADLGRFLRREPVEARAPSLPYVTLRFLRRRWKGALAVTLLALALVVGFVARTFEARRANAEAARAQQEAARAQAALQDAEELSDFLVNLFRIADPEQRGSAATVLDLLEQGVETLRVDLATQPVTRARFLRRIGQIYTSLALLDRAEACLREGLELLPGDSEQEIQERARVMSALGVVLRRTGSTEEAEEVLRQSLEQWESLDSPPILELAQALSHLGNLYWATNRSAEAEAAHRRALDLRTREPFDPSSLGESHNNLGVMLRTAGRWEEAREHLIEAQRIYTELHGGDHPQTIASRYNRAFVEQRLGGWSEAQQLLESSFERWKQHYGLLHPRTLSAFRSLMMFYRVSDRQNHAIRFAEAQLAELQLAEATPRQRSILLLSYAIARTEAGDVAAAGPIFEELLASSREELGPENRTTLRDESNFAWWKWRNGEYAEAERIWRSVIERRRAIGEDDTVGRVLSYLGIMAREQGRLAEAEELLRSSLVLLDAAPASVANADAVFALGELLAVSRPADAESLLRQAVELRTVLLPPGHRDLQEAEASLARLSGAP
- a CDS encoding sigma-70 family RNA polymerase sigma factor, whose translation is MSADPDHPSWHRFLKGLRAFVARRVPEQDADDVVQEVLLRLHQGAAGLRDAKRAEAWVFTIARRTIADFYRARRPTSEEEVDQLAASLPDEPGSFATFPGDHSVHEEVLSWLRPMAEELPEKYRQALILADFEGLKQREVATRLGLSLSGAKSRVQRARTMLAGALEACCEVELGPDGRAVDFLRRDCACDC